The DNA window gaaatgcttgttgaatagctgcagcttttgcctcatctctagccttttcAGCCTCATATTTTGCCAATTCCCATGCCAACATCAATTCACCTTGACGAGCAAGTTCTTGCATGTACtttccataatcattcttggaagcactccctttcctctttgaagccttcttacctagaggcctaattggataacgggtcgaccccgacgcttgttcaagAATGGGCGTTTCAGGCATTTCTtttccatcttcttcatcaacataggagccatgatcgggtgtagagtgtggAGGGGTGTTGTGTACAAAGGTGCTGTGTAGAGGGGTGCTGTTCAtgcatacttctggaccaacaggcacaactttgaatttaggacaatctttaacaatattccaacattcccaccggtggaatgatttgtttcttgatttgattttggcagcatgcttgtgcttgaagttgctacaaacgaataataatgaaattattaggtaacaaataaataatacaaacaaataataataatgaaattattaggtaacaaataaataatacaaacaaataataataataaaattattaggtaacaaataaataatacaaacaaataataataatgaaattattaggtaacaaataaataatacaaacaaatgaataataatgaaattattaggtaacaaataaataatacaaacaaataataataatgaaattattattaggtaacaaataaataatacaaacaaataataataatgaaattattaggtaacaaataattaatacgaacaaataataataatgaaattattaggtaacaaataaataatacaaacaaataatactaatgaaattattaggtaactaataaataatacaaacaaataatattaatgaaattaggtcacaaataaataatacaaacaaataataataatgaaattaggtaacaaataaataatacaaacaaataattataatcaaattaggtaacaaaatagtaatataaacaaataattataatatattcttacctcATCCGCATAATTTGCCCCACTTCAAACATTACTATTAGCTTGTGTCAAGgcatctctccacgtactaaaggaatggcaaagtattttccaacgactggacatcgattctttggttttTTTCCCACCTATTTGCTCaagaaatttggtatgaattaaactccacatttctcacaactgcatctcattacccgtaagggaattatgagtaacttcaacccagctagtgcacaacgcaacatcttcaagaagcgaccaattcgtacctgcatcagtagtcattttgtggaaaaataattggattgaaactttgagagaaagataggaatttgattgaaagtagttgagaaaatatgaaattgtggtgtaaagtagatggagaagaagtggtatttatagaaaagtaaaaacaattttttacaaatttttttttagattttttacaattttttcggattttttacaattttttttaaatttttattcgaataattaatctctgccattggatttaaaaatttttgaattccaacactctagATTGTGCCATGTGTCACAAcagtaacttttcttaattttaaaactatttttttttaatttataaagcagattaatatcaaccgttgatctcaaatcgaacggttgatataaaatcagcttttttttttttattaccgttgCAAATCAGACGGTTCTTATTAAAGAACCGTTGggatcgaacggaccgtgggaagccacgtggcttcccaacgatAACTGGGATGTCTGAGCGCGCGGGCCCTCCCCCCTGAAATCCTGTCGGGCGATGTGCCCCTACTCGCGAGTGAGGGGCACgcgcctgacacaaaaaaaatataaaaaaaaggccGGACCCAGCCCTTGCATCAGCGTGACGTCACAAGGCTCGGGGACCAGGCCTGTTAATTTTCCACGGGCCTGCAactcgggctcccaccctcactcgggcccttcACCGCTGGACCTCCTCCCACcggccctcgggccctttcctagagcctgtcccccgagcaacaAGAatggctggagttgctcttagagaGAAAGTTGAATGACCGACATGTGCATAACCTTCGCCATAGTTGGGTTCAAAAAAACGATGAACAGACCAAAAGAAAGACTCCACCCATCATGGACACCTGGATAGCAAGGGCAAATCCGGCACATCATTGTACTAAGACCATCTTGAATCTTAATCTATTACGATGTTAAGCAATGTCGTTTATTTTTCAGGTGCTAACCACTCGCTTGAACTACTGTATTACTTTATACATATGTTATTTATTCATATGTATATTAAGGTCCGTATGCACTTGACAGATTAATCTAGACGAAGAACTACACTCCAATGTCCAAAACCTATTAAAAACAACTTCAATCATCGTCATGCATGAATCTTGATACTCCATATATATAGGTTTTCCATGGTTTCTTTGCTTTAAGCCTTGAAGCACAAAAatgaacgagagagagagagagagagattactcTTTCTAGTTTAATGGCTCCTGCTGCAGGTACGTACTTAGTTTGGGATGACTGAAGACTCATGACAGCAGCTGGTGTGATGGTTTAAGGAGTCTGCTTAACTTGACAGGGGCCCTTGCTTGCTCTCCATCATCAACCGTCAATTCATCAACCACCATTGACGAGTCCAAATGTCTGCTTTCGTGAAATTACCCTAACACTAGTTGTAATCATGTTAAGAATGTCTAACAAGTGCGAGGCCAAAATAATCATGTTTTGGTTTGGTCCACTTATAAGTAGAACCTGGATACTCTATATATATTGCATTGCATGGTAAATAatcgttaaaacttaatatTACGTGCTCCTCTTTTAATCTCTTGCATTCTAAGATAAACTCAACTGTTACTATATAGTGGCAAACCTGGCTAAGAATAAGTTCAACCTTTAGCTGCATCGATATTGTTGGACATACAAGAATCCTGTATCGGAAgatatacaaaacaaaatttgactTATATTAAATGATTCTACTTCTAATTGCACTAAAAGTTTTGTGATAAACCCACCTCCCTATTATCTAGTTTAACTCATTATGCCGTCTTCTTTCACCACCACTTGAGCTAACTCGAAGAACTTGACTCCATAGAattttgtttctgggctaaaacctaaattttctaagctaattatttttaggttttaggtcaccattggagatggtttAATACTTCCTCATAACCATACGTCTTTTTCTATATCAATTTCAAAAAGAGTTTGTTTTATCAATTTTACAGAGCTTGGAAGGCTTTTGGTCGGCAGAAGGGACCGAGTATTTTCACGACAATGATATACAAATTGCACCAATAAAGTCTGtgattaaatataattaaaaagtgATGCTATCTACATACCTATTTTTATCTTTAACACATtatatgttaatttttgtcaattaAATCTTCTTTAATTAATTCGATCTGACGATCAAAAATGAAAAGAgtgtataaataaaaaatagtgtgAACAGCACCACCCTGATTAAGATTGGTCTCCCTCTCCTTCTATTTAATTCTGCCAGTAATGTGACACtatatacatgtgtgtgtgagTTTTGACTTGTCAAATGACAACTTTCGTCACAATCCTAATCCTCTCAATTGTCCCCGGCGGGCAAAAGTGAGACTAAAATACCTCTTGAGCTGTTCAATTTTCCATGTTTTAAGATTTTTATCAATGTGCGGAACTTTTTGCAACTTGTGCTTAGATTCAATGAGTTGTCCCAACTCCTAATAATCTAAGAGCAACTCCGTCCTAAGGAAATTGCTTaagcagttactgttcaataaaGCAGAAATTGTTTTAGTTCAATGCTCTGGACAATATTTGCTTTGATAATTTACTTGGGGTAAAATTGCTCTAAGAGATTATTAATTGCCTCGATCAttgatatatttttggtatttgatTTCCCCAATTTTATTCTCGACGACTGTTGCTTTTGAGAAAAGATAAGTAGCCCATGTTAAAATCGAACTGCTGCTAATATTTATGTATCCTTTAGGGAAGCTTTGTTGTATATACATGATAAGATTTGGGAACACGAGTCAAACTAATCATcggttttaacttttaagagGTTGACCCATGGAATGTAAGCATATAAATATTCAAATGAATatgcattttcctttttttagttttttacatCAGAGTTATTTAGAGCAGTGTATTACTATTTGcactaaaattcaaatttatcgTTTTCATAATCTAATTAGATTAGATATCCAGTATCCtcgaatttaaaaaattatgttttatCTCACTTGTTCAGTTAcctaaaaggagaaaagaatGAAACATGCCCACAATATTGATGCATGCATTTCTTCTTTCCTGAATTTTCAAACTTTGAGTGGCAATTTAAAATAATGTTAACCACACAATATTGAGCATTTGCTTTCGGAAAGAGATCATCTCCGAATCTCTTCCATCAAGGCTACCGAATCAAGTATTCCAAACCTTCCAAATTTCATCTAATGATCCACCTGTTTTGACCTCTTAAAAGCTATGATAATTCTTGGTCGTTGGATGAAATTTGGAAGGTCCAAATCATTTAATCCGATGGCCTTAatggaagagatccggagaggatctctttccttTGCTTTATGCTTTCAGCTTAACGGACAGAAAAGAAATAAGAGAACCAACAATATATTTAAgctgttgtaggcataatttactgaaaaattatggaggcgatagagagagaaaaaggtgcggcaatggagaagaagaagagagagatgtgtaattgtgggtgtgttctattccacctcattgtgcctttatttatagtagtaggataggtaaaaacctttccctttaggattacaacatttaataggtaatcaactcctaataggaatataagagatattccaatatatactaggatttacacaatcacattcctaatctaataggactgcaacactcccccttgagtgtgtaaatactcaagtaaatggcgcatcaggtcttcagtgatgaagcaagtacaattgatgaagtcatcgACACAATGAgtaaatgcgagtctcaaatcaacggaagaatgcataaaaagtaaaactcacaaaacttcgctatggtaaaacccaaggtgggagaaaaacccataaactaaggagaaaagtgagaagttgcattaagtcaaaactatacgttaTTTGgatgcaagtagaagagctatcaagggtatgatcaacccagaatgggtgcctcattaaaacctagttaggtagcaaaaaactagtggaaaaaatgctcctaatcatagggaaaaagagtacattaagatcaagtgagtatacttctggatactctccctgagtttgacataacttccaaatgagaactacaagcattgcataggATAGTtaagcataccaattcctcggacaagcttctagaaggttgacttcggcagtaACATCATGTAGAGGTcagcaaggttgtctgggatcggcttgcatgacttcaatctcttgATGTTGTGCTAATGTAGATGTAGACataatatgtcttggtgttgactttgttgatgtatcatggcttggtcgggttGACACATGcagcataatcttcatggatcgtcgttgggactcaacgatggatgaaaacacagcaattacttcgaatatgctcaacaagaactcctaaccatgtctcacttgtggcatagtgaagcaaggtgagtcttggaacgattcgaatattttgcaactaaggtcatatcatggacctccaagatattgtgatatccctaacggtaaagacataatcattttgggattttgccttgtgcgagtttgataagtaacttgcgtcagcataacaaacaaggcaaacaTCATTTTTAGGATCAGGGGGGTTGGATCCGCTGAGATGTGTTGGGATTTGCCCTCGTAGTACCTTCAAGGTacatctttaataccaattcagtggttatGTGTAAGCGcgatgctgcatctttaccaagatgaACAGCAAAtgagatgtcctgtctaaatacaatgagctaagtacaacgaagcgcaaagttgaactttagatatggaatttcagaTTCCATAATCTCTTCaaaggtctcatttgcatataacgtatagACGATCATAGGTATACTTAAAGGTAACACATTCGaggtgtagttcgactggtagaccaaaatactgTCAGAACCATGCTTCAACTTCAAGTCAAGGCATAAaggagttttcccaagatctttcatctcaaattccatcttcaggtgcgaggcagttttcttaagctcttccggagtcttagtgagattcgtgtcgacgacataaactgtaactctagcaatttggaataagacttcatagtttaacacgcaaaggcataattcatatccctgactgatcaaataatcacttagacgggtataccacatccgtcggattgtaagtgaacgcctcaaataagttaagagggtgttccatggttttggaactatttaAACCAGCCCATGTAATTCTttgggaacttacatgtaaatctttgtatctatatccccatggagaaaacactaaccacatttcatcatgctgctatcaatcacatgacgttttgagagaaaccttgtgtCGTAAGGCGTGTATCATATtgcattatttcattcatctcataatgcttcctttcccacttgtaacacaacaagGTTATCTTGGGCAGTGTAGAGACAACAGGTCCagtacacactttggtaaggaatttgacctggattgtaatttcagTTGTCCAATTAGTTCTacattgtcacttaatcaacggaacacggttcgatatcgtcgcttttcatttatgtcggtagctaccatataagtaaaaacgtcatcgatgataatctcatttcaattccatttagctcatccaaactagtatactggactaagaactttaagtctcgggagaaatccggattaatctcatgagatggaaatgatttgagacagtgaccgagtttagattcattatTGTGCCGTAttttcctcttctagggaagtaAATCCTATAAACCAAATGATTTGTCGTGCTCCAagccaagacagattgattggctatctgcCAGTGTACCGGACCGTCCAACAGGGGAGTCCAAACCGTCCAACAAAGGTAGTATACCCTCCGGGGATGTTGAGTTAACGTCCGTTAAATACGTCTATCCTTGCAAtcatgtttgcagctggtatatgatctcgtcactttagttAGATCAAAGGAATGCGCCTGGAGCAACATTCTAAAATCTAGAATTtttcgcacttgcttatcatacTTGTGCGGTACGGGGAtcaagatgagacatagtgggcaacgtccacgTAAATTCGTACCGTTCTTTAGGAACGTTGACATTTtaatctccccctaacggcgggaagactgtctcattaaagtgacaactcgcaaatgagcggtaaagagatcgcatgcaagggctctaagagagctagtgtgaaggagaatcatgatcgacaaaagaAACACATCCTTTTTTTAGGACCCATGGTGGTACGTTGCGGCGgcacaacttggcacatggaatgcacacctaAATACGTAAATATGAAAatcgtcaggttcgtacccagtaaccaactgtaatgtcatataggttgggtggcaatgggcctcaagaCGGACCAACATAACTATGTACaaggattgcatagccctaggcagaaactGAAGACTTGGTATGTTTACCAAAATTCGGGCGATCATtcaaattgcgctttatgatcgtTAGGCAAGGCTATTTgaggtgaacatgggaatttcaatgttcaattataaacccaaaacgaCATGCAATATTTTATCGAAAACCGTTGATATAAATTCTctggcattatccagtctcccggaccttaagggataagtagggtggtggaCCCTTAATCAGCCaggaggtttagcagcaatgtgtgtggacaaacatgtgaccagtttgtcgattcatcaaccaaaaccataagtatttgtATGGTCCGCGTTTTGGTTATATTAGTcaacatatattcccttgaatccattgtgaaaaaaaaaaggtgatttcgtatctttgcaagaaatgatatagaaaatcaatttccctaatgagcaggcttggcaaagtgtgcttgtaggcataAGATCTTTACTTCGGGTAAGAAGATGCGTCGTAgtatcattgttcgacctaagtgtcccaaaaggtaGTGCTAAAACAAGTAAATTGCTCAATCACCCAACTCCAAGCTGGCCACATGTGGTGTATAcccagttgggagacaacccattggccccaaatcaaagctttaggcttatttttggaggtggtgcaaagatatttcactctattttctttagtGATTTCATTTATGATTATTGTCATctcaaatatccttaaaaactcaacgtcagggagaatttaaggtcccttaaatggtgatgcagtaccattcatacaacgaggagcgtgccaatgctcttaatcaggttggatagacttgaagtcgttgttagagatttgatttaggtgtaaagttagtgtgcgtagtacgcattcatccaaacaactaactttcccacattcctacctaatcacgtgtttaattggcaatatcaataagattattcataagtaaaacatacaccaaacgtgAATCCAAGACCAtgaaaaaatgttcacaaattaaatggtttactaagggggattcggccaacaaggctatccatgtcaaaattctgctatTCCAACagtgtttggtggagcaaaattagtctcacatattgactattagaatggtactccttaacaacattggtaagggcacgaacaggtgcataactAATGATCTATTCCATTCAGAAggaagtagattctgcagggttaaggttcgacaatattttcccttattcttgaagttttaggtcttaggtaccaaggatgatgcttcgggcatgatgccacaccttggtaggccctgattctaccatatgttgtaaaaacaaactcgaaattggtTGTGAGAGAATATGTCATTCGGTGTATCCCTGCCAAAGCAGTGTATCACCATTCGATAAGCTTTGATCAAACTGGGTCGAGCAATTCGGTAGACTCCAGCCGAACTGGATCCATACCTTTTTCtcacgtttgtggtagtaatcagatccgagaatttggtaaactttcgtTTTCTACATTGCTGCTTCAAGGgtgagttagaaacatggaaggacAAGAAAAGTTTTCTTTAGTAAAAAAAttgatcggatttataaacttcagaattgtattcattcatggacataatcatggtgtgcttcaggcaatgtccttcatgattagacggtccgtagaagcgagccaaagagccatggaatcctcgatcgggaggtatttccatttgtaatgctttgagcataagtcttcgaatgaagatcatgacgGAAGCTTATTtagctcttccatgccattgttggcttcaatggtttctcagcttcttgatagtcaagtggagattcacgtcttgtaccccacataaagtggtttctaatAGAAAATGTCCAATTCTAGAAAATCAAACTTATGACAattcgacaatccactgaattggagggaacaagattgtgattggtgctatgggaatgaatcatccataagcatcaaagttagaacattcaagttctaagacatggttttcatgaaacaAACGtcaggttttcatgggtgtattgttttatgaaaacttcgggtttcaaatgcactaaattttaaactataggttcaatttagtttatgaacgtttagttcataaaagagaggttcttgcaagaacacataatgcaatatacaactaagtgtagtggatttgaggttcttcgggaactcaagtgtgaatGCTTCAGGACTACGAAAGTAAGTCAAcgattcaaagtataaaaataaattattgaatcgttaatgtccaaaagtgatattcaggtcaataattttggattaattatcagattaatggattgcaggtcatttttaattaattcaatagatcggtaCCATTCgaggtcgattgtagaagcaaaaaataaaatttgtctaggcccattaattatttaatgttgGCTGTAGGCCTCACAAATAAATTATAAGGCCCAAATTGGGCTCGGGTTAAATAAATAACAACCCTAGCAAACTGGGTTGTGAGCCGTGACAAAAAGGAAGCCTAACCTGGGCTTGGGTTGTAATAGAAGGCAGCCCAGCGAATTGCTAGAGTTTTTCACTCTGGGGACTAGTGGTCCATACTACCAAAATCCTAGGAAAAAGAAAGGCAGCCCAGTCAGCGTGTGCAAGCTGCAGGCTTGCAATAAGAAAGTGGGCCGTGTAAGGCTGCTGCAGGCAGCCTAACAAATTGCAAAAGTTAGATTGCAGGATTACTGCAATCACAGGCCAAGGAAAAGAGGAGTAGCCCAGCAGTATTAGGTTGCTGGCTGTGTAACCCAGGACAGGCTGGGATGCAAgccaaaataaaagtaaaaaatcaGAAGCAGCAGACTTGTGATATGCGAGCCTAAGGCTGCAAGTTTGTCAAGTAAAAAAAGCCCATCGTGTCGTGCacagaaaaacccaaaaaaaatggAGCTGCTGAGTTGGCTTGGCTTCAGGCTAGCTAGGCGCGGCTCAacgattttcctttttttttttttttcaaaatctagggtttgaaaaaccctaattgcttctattttatttcgattctttgactcacaaattcctcATAGCGATTTAATtacgtaatgcatgaaacaaatatatatattgacatatatatatatatatatatatatatatatatatatatatatatatatcggaagaaaaatataaatatagggggttcatgcatcatcaggaatgttttcatgcttcaaggtcgtttcaaatatcttactttattttaagcgtacctgattggcagaaaacaacaaaagcctttgaatttgtagaagattctTCTTGGAAAgtcggaattgcatctccaaagtgttgtatcacgttcaacacagaaaaattaaattgaatcaatagcatgtagttcaattcaataaaataataaattaatcataaaaagaatgattaaaacgtaatactcccctgattgaagatcaaactctctttagcacaacatcaagagcgtgctgataacgtgttgtaggcataatttactgaacaattatggaggcgatagagagagaaaaatgtgcggcaatggagaagaagaagagagagatgtgtaattgtgggtgtgttctattccatctcattgtgcctttatttatagtagtaggataggtaaagaCCTTTctctttaggattacaacatttaataggcaatcaactcctaataggaatatttccaagatatactaggatttacacaatcacatttctaatctaataggattgcAACATAAGCTactttttctttatctttttatgttgttttctaATTAAACTTTTGGCTAATTGGGTTTAAAtattagaaaaactaatgaaaagagcttgaaaagtttgagttttaataataaagacaaaataaagggtaaagtgaatagtaccatgattgactttttagtgtaaaaatatggtttttcgttaaaatgaacaaatatcggaagtttttcattaaagttccctttaaatATTTTGTACATGTGAACCAATTATGCAAGTGGTCCACTAATTCTTTGGTTTAATACAAGAGTAATACTATGTAGACGAAATTTGTAGATTAAAttacaaactaaataatatgtcatcaataaaaaataagcatgttaatcaacaattaagtaataatccaatcataaactttcatgtcatttggtttacaatATATGATCTACAaattagtctccctagcatcaCCCTTAATACAAAGCAGGTATTTTTTACTACAAAAAATACtgaaatggaaaacaaaaaggTAAAATAATACACTTGAATTGAAGC is part of the Malus domestica chromosome 12, GDT2T_hap1 genome and encodes:
- the LOC139190083 gene encoding uncharacterized protein gives rise to the protein MFEVGQIMRMSNFKHKHAAKIKSRNKSFHRWECWNIVKDCPKFKVVPVGPEVCMNSTPLHSTFVHNTPPHSTPDHGSYVDEEDGKEMPETPILEQASGSTRYPIRPLGKKASKRKGSASKNDYGKYMQELARQGELMLAWELAKYEAEKARDEAKAAAIQQAFQAEQRERELLRQERELLKEERIAQRDRDIMNTRLEGMSPNSKYFWQSEKADVVQRRRAREARSRQDGPSTTRQDDPSTIDWLSGDE